The Diaphorobacter ruginosibacter genome contains a region encoding:
- a CDS encoding pseudouridine synthase, whose amino-acid sequence MHNSHDPRVLPMRDGINPSCVVLPSSGGGSLVDFLAERLPAVSREDWLRRIHLGEVVDEFGVAATPERAFEPGIRFYYYRELEQEAEIPFAAQILFQDEHLLVADKPHFLPVVPTGRFLQHTLLVRMKRETGLRELSPIHRIDRDTAGLVLFSTQRETRGAYQALFRDRSVFKEYEAVAPFRSDLLFPREHVSRMQECPEQFFRMQEVPGEPNSHTHMEIIEQQGGLARYRLKPVTGKRHQLRVHMNALGLPLMGDGFYPVVNDPAEGDWSNPLQLLARRLEFTDPVTGATRRFESQRRLRDLESLLL is encoded by the coding sequence AGCTGCGTGGTGCTGCCTTCGAGCGGCGGCGGCAGCCTCGTTGATTTCCTGGCCGAGCGTCTTCCTGCTGTCTCGCGGGAGGACTGGCTGCGCCGCATCCATCTCGGCGAGGTGGTGGACGAGTTCGGCGTGGCCGCTACGCCCGAGCGCGCATTCGAGCCCGGCATACGTTTCTACTACTACCGTGAACTCGAGCAGGAAGCCGAGATTCCCTTTGCCGCGCAGATCCTGTTTCAGGACGAGCACCTGCTGGTCGCCGACAAGCCGCACTTCCTGCCCGTGGTGCCTACAGGACGCTTCCTGCAGCACACGCTGCTCGTGCGCATGAAGCGCGAGACGGGGCTGCGCGAACTGTCTCCCATCCATCGCATCGACCGCGACACAGCGGGGCTGGTGCTGTTCTCGACGCAGCGCGAGACGCGTGGTGCGTATCAAGCCTTGTTTCGCGACCGCTCCGTGTTCAAGGAGTATGAGGCCGTGGCGCCGTTCCGCTCCGATCTGCTGTTTCCACGCGAGCATGTCAGCCGCATGCAGGAATGCCCGGAGCAATTCTTCCGCATGCAGGAAGTGCCCGGCGAGCCCAACAGCCACACGCACATGGAAATCATCGAGCAGCAGGGAGGATTGGCGCGCTACCGGCTCAAGCCGGTGACGGGCAAGCGCCACCAGCTGCGCGTGCACATGAACGCGCTGGGCCTGCCGCTGATGGGAGATGGCTTCTATCCGGTCGTGAACGATCCTGCGGAAGGCGATTGGTCCAATCCGTTGCAACTGCTGGCCAGGCGGCTCGAATTCACCGACCCGGTCACGGGCGCAACACGGCGCTTTGAGAGCCAGCGCCGGTTGCGGGACCTGGAGAGCCTTTTGCTCTGA